One Gimesia aquarii DNA segment encodes these proteins:
- a CDS encoding DUF1559 domain-containing protein: protein MKNPLLNYRSRSSGEPHGFTLIELLVVIAIIAILIALLLPAVQQAREAARRTQCKNNLMQISLAIQNYEMAFEILPAGVYNQTGPIKNEPVGYHMGWLAGLMPYLDQPILNRSIDFNESVYAPVNQQARKAPVSVLRCPSDPKDSLTISKTENNIEVYQTNYAVCYDAVDTPINVDNSGVMYLNSSISYDQITDGSSNTIFIGEHLFQDNDLGWMSGTKASLRNTGSFNADLPNNLRHYNRPNQSPSDELNEEKIEPIDPLLRVGGFGSYHLGGAQFGFGDGRVKFISEDIDAALFEQLGNRADGKLIMKEF from the coding sequence ATGAAAAACCCTCTTCTCAATTATCGAAGTCGGTCCAGTGGCGAACCCCATGGATTCACTTTGATTGAACTTCTTGTTGTGATTGCCATTATCGCGATTTTAATCGCACTATTACTGCCAGCAGTTCAACAAGCGCGCGAAGCAGCCCGACGCACACAGTGCAAAAACAATCTGATGCAAATCAGTCTGGCAATTCAAAATTATGAAATGGCTTTTGAGATTTTACCCGCCGGAGTCTACAACCAGACTGGTCCTATAAAAAATGAACCCGTGGGTTATCACATGGGATGGTTGGCAGGTTTAATGCCTTATCTGGACCAGCCGATTTTGAATCGTTCAATTGATTTTAATGAAAGCGTTTATGCACCAGTGAATCAACAAGCTCGAAAAGCACCTGTCTCGGTTTTACGATGCCCTTCAGATCCGAAAGATTCGCTCACAATATCTAAAACAGAGAATAACATTGAAGTCTATCAGACCAATTACGCGGTTTGCTATGACGCAGTAGACACTCCCATCAATGTTGATAATTCAGGCGTGATGTATTTAAACAGCAGCATCAGTTACGACCAGATCACAGACGGCAGTAGTAATACGATTTTTATCGGTGAGCATTTATTTCAAGATAATGATTTGGGTTGGATGTCGGGAACAAAAGCCAGTTTACGAAATACGGGTTCTTTCAATGCGGATTTACCAAATAATCTGAGACACTACAATAGACCCAATCAATCTCCGTCTGACGAACTGAATGAAGAAAAGATAGAACCAATTGATCCACTACTCAGAGTAGGAGGGTTTGGCAGTTACCACCTAGGTGGTGCCCAATTTGGATTCGGAGATGGCAGAGTCAAATTTATTTCGGAAGATATTGATGCTGCCTTGTTTGAACAATTAGGTAATCGTGCTGATGGCAAATTGATCATGAAAGAGTTTTAA
- the xerD gene encoding site-specific tyrosine recombinase XerD, producing the protein MPPRKKPPAKSKFQARKNADPKVHLAPYLNYLEAECGMAHNTLSAYRSDIVQFLDWYCKQKPRAFSDVDLKFLSKYLQHLNKRKLAATTIARHLASIKLFFRYLVLEGILAESVADLVNSPKLWNYLPKVISPEKVNELLMAPCKRDRYPLRDRAILAMMYATGCRVSEVVNLPLSAIKLEEGYARCIGKGNKERIVSLNPVAVAAVEAYLNHERPHMIKRNQAEQSLFLNRGGKQLSRIMVWNIVKKNAARIGCSKEVSPHTLRHSFATHMMAGGAEIRALQELLGHANIRTTQVYTHVDHSRLKAVHQMYHPRG; encoded by the coding sequence ATGCCACCACGTAAAAAACCACCAGCAAAATCTAAATTTCAGGCCCGTAAGAATGCTGATCCAAAAGTGCATTTAGCGCCTTATTTGAATTATCTGGAGGCAGAATGTGGAATGGCTCACAATACACTATCAGCGTATAGGTCAGACATTGTCCAATTTCTAGATTGGTATTGTAAGCAGAAACCACGTGCTTTCAGTGATGTTGATTTAAAATTTCTGTCCAAATATTTGCAACATCTCAATAAACGAAAACTGGCAGCAACAACCATTGCGCGTCACTTAGCATCAATCAAATTATTTTTTCGCTACTTGGTTCTGGAAGGAATTTTGGCTGAGAGTGTTGCCGACCTAGTCAACTCTCCCAAACTCTGGAATTACCTACCTAAGGTAATAAGTCCTGAAAAAGTGAACGAACTCTTGATGGCTCCTTGTAAAAGAGATCGCTATCCATTACGTGATCGTGCGATTCTGGCAATGATGTATGCCACAGGCTGTCGTGTCAGTGAGGTTGTGAATCTACCTTTAAGTGCCATTAAGCTTGAGGAAGGCTACGCTCGGTGTATCGGCAAGGGGAATAAAGAACGAATCGTTTCACTGAATCCAGTTGCTGTAGCCGCCGTTGAAGCCTATCTGAATCATGAAAGACCGCACATGATAAAACGAAATCAGGCGGAACAATCGCTTTTTCTCAACCGTGGAGGTAAGCAATTATCACGGATCATGGTCTGGAATATCGTTAAGAAAAATGCAGCCCGAATTGGTTGCAGTAAAGAGGTTAGCCCTCACACATTGCGGCATAGTTTCGCCACACATATGATGGCTGGTGGTGCTGAGATCCGTGCCCTGCAGGAGCTATTAGGACATGCTAATATCCGAACGACTCAAGTCTACACACACGTAGATCACAGCCGCTTGAAAGCAGTGCATCAGATGTATCATCCGCGAGGGTAA
- a CDS encoding ATP-dependent helicase, with protein sequence MDFQQVLTSPQFEAVSYHEGPLLVLAGPGSGKTRVITHRIASLIHAGISPRQILGITFTNKASDEMGERVQQLIPNTHVEISTFHKFCVRILRRYGNVVGLDSNFSIFDTTDQQQLIRHILNELDIDTVAYNPSTIGSMISRAKNDLISAEQFVETYQESIGDHLQAVAARVYPVYQRLLLESNAVDFDDLLLHVASLLRDSPELRESLDERYQYILVDEYQDTNLAQYQIVMGLSLNTRNLCVTGDPDQSIYGWRGAKIENILQFERDFPDCKTIRLEQNFRSTKEILRVADCLISHNQKRKAKTLFTENEEGKPVELLCFNDERQEADEVALRIRNSIDQEDFDYSDFAIFYRVNSLSRELELALARYKIPYQLAGSVAFYERTEVKDLLSYLKLINNPDDRIAFSRIVNKPLRGIGKTTQNKLIRWADERGICLLEAAHQATDCPTLSKRASTTVARFAKMISSFSMADSGSVAHLMEAIIDSTRLVDTWKESPDEEDQQRIANVNELLSTARKYDEIFGEETTLEGFLEVSTLASATDQLDDSAGRVTLMTLHAAKGLEYPVVFIIGVEQNLIPHERVLRDEYRDGLEEERRLFFVGITRAEQRLFLTQTRERSLRGRPWRTITSDFLKEIDVDVKDQTDHISDSKSHFDEFVESVKRGEVDSETLKATASKRPLLMTGADLLKETPEAADLPQGFSVGMRVRHPRYGVGTVISMSGYSRKRTVNVIFDNEKESQTFMATHCPLQPLGLR encoded by the coding sequence TTGGATTTTCAGCAGGTCCTGACTTCACCGCAATTTGAAGCGGTCTCATATCATGAAGGTCCACTCTTAGTGCTTGCTGGTCCTGGTTCCGGTAAAACACGTGTGATCACCCACCGCATTGCCTCACTGATTCATGCTGGGATTTCCCCGCGCCAAATATTAGGAATTACATTCACGAATAAAGCATCAGATGAAATGGGCGAACGGGTCCAACAATTGATCCCAAACACTCATGTGGAAATCTCTACTTTTCATAAATTTTGTGTTCGTATCTTAAGACGATATGGAAATGTGGTTGGACTTGATAGTAATTTTTCGATTTTCGATACGACTGATCAACAACAACTCATTCGTCATATTCTGAACGAATTAGATATCGATACTGTTGCCTACAATCCATCAACGATTGGATCAATGATCAGTCGTGCAAAAAATGATCTGATTAGTGCAGAACAGTTTGTTGAAACTTATCAGGAGTCTATTGGAGATCACCTACAAGCAGTTGCCGCGCGGGTCTATCCGGTGTATCAGAGATTATTACTGGAATCAAATGCTGTTGATTTTGATGATCTACTGTTACATGTAGCCAGTCTTTTAAGAGACTCTCCCGAGTTACGGGAGAGTCTGGATGAGAGATATCAGTACATTCTTGTGGATGAATACCAAGATACGAATTTGGCGCAATATCAAATTGTGATGGGGCTTTCTTTGAACACGCGGAATCTTTGTGTGACCGGTGATCCTGATCAATCCATTTATGGCTGGCGCGGTGCAAAAATCGAAAACATTTTACAGTTTGAGCGAGATTTTCCAGATTGTAAAACGATTCGGTTGGAACAAAACTTTCGCAGTACAAAAGAAATCCTGCGCGTAGCTGACTGTTTAATTTCACATAATCAGAAACGTAAAGCCAAAACTCTGTTTACTGAAAATGAAGAGGGCAAACCCGTTGAATTGTTGTGCTTCAATGATGAACGTCAAGAGGCTGATGAAGTGGCTTTACGAATCCGTAATTCTATAGATCAGGAAGACTTTGATTACTCGGATTTCGCAATTTTTTACCGGGTGAATTCGCTATCCCGAGAACTCGAATTGGCGCTTGCCCGATATAAAATTCCTTATCAATTGGCCGGAAGTGTAGCCTTTTATGAACGGACAGAAGTCAAAGACTTGCTATCTTATTTGAAATTAATTAATAACCCGGATGATCGTATTGCCTTTTCTCGGATTGTAAATAAACCATTACGAGGGATCGGCAAGACAACGCAGAATAAGCTGATTCGCTGGGCGGATGAACGAGGGATTTGTCTCTTAGAGGCTGCTCATCAAGCTACAGACTGTCCGACTCTTTCCAAACGAGCCTCTACGACGGTTGCTCGTTTTGCCAAGATGATTTCCAGCTTTTCGATGGCCGACTCTGGCTCGGTTGCGCATTTAATGGAAGCGATTATCGACAGTACACGCTTGGTCGACACCTGGAAAGAAAGTCCTGATGAAGAAGATCAACAGCGGATTGCCAATGTCAATGAATTGCTGTCAACGGCTCGGAAATATGATGAAATTTTCGGAGAAGAAACAACACTGGAAGGATTTCTGGAAGTGAGTACCTTGGCTAGTGCCACCGATCAATTGGATGATTCCGCTGGCCGTGTGACATTAATGACCCTGCATGCTGCCAAGGGATTGGAATATCCAGTCGTATTTATCATCGGAGTCGAACAAAACCTGATTCCGCATGAGCGTGTTCTACGTGACGAGTATCGAGACGGTTTGGAAGAGGAGCGGCGACTGTTTTTTGTTGGTATCACTCGAGCCGAACAACGTCTTTTCTTGACGCAAACCCGAGAACGTTCTCTAAGAGGTCGTCCCTGGCGAACCATTACCAGTGATTTCCTGAAAGAAATCGATGTCGATGTTAAAGACCAGACGGATCACATATCTGACTCGAAATCTCACTTTGATGAGTTTGTTGAATCAGTCAAACGTGGTGAAGTTGATTCCGAAACATTGAAAGCTACAGCATCAAAACGCCCGTTGTTGATGACAGGTGCAGATCTCTTGAAAGAGACTCCAGAAGCAGCAGATCTTCCACAAGGATTTTCAGTCGGTATGCGTGTACGGCATCCGCGCTATGGTGTTGGTACAGTCATATCAATGAGTGGTTATTCCCGAAAACGAACGGTCAATGTCATTTTTGATAATGAGAAAGAAAGTCAGACCTTTATGGCCACCCATTGTCCATTACAACCGTTGGGATTGCGCTAA